A single window of Mycosarcoma maydis chromosome 1, whole genome shotgun sequence DNA harbors:
- a CDS encoding putative glycerol 2-dehydrogenase (NADP(+)) → MPQYPSAAPGQKTFKLNTGAEIPVIGLGTWQSAPGEVAKAVESAIKAGYRHIDAAWIYGNENEVGQGIKASGVPRSELFVTTKIWCTYHRQPEACLDESLQRLGLDYVDLLLVHWPVPLVKRGDEKIPLNEDGSRAIDRDWSPEQTWELMEKLPATGKTKAIGVSNWSIAFLDKLLAKAKIVPAANQVELHPFLPQHELVKYCHDKGILPQAYSPLGSSGGPVLQDERVQSIAKAHKADPAQVVISWAAQRGVVALPKSVTPSRIETNGKLIVLSDEEMLELNELHKQEGKAVRLVKPNWGVDLGW, encoded by the exons ATGCCACAATACCCGTCAGCCGCTCCTGGTCAAAAGACTTTCAAACTCAACACTGGTGCCGAAATCCCAGTGATCGGTTTGGGAACATGGCAATCGGCCCCTGGCGAGGTTGCCAAAGCTGTCGAGAGTGCGATCAAGGCCGGTTATCGTCACATTG ACGCTGCATGGATCTACGGAAACGAGAACGAGGTTGGTCAGGGAATCAAGGCGTCTGGTGTTCCTCGATCGGAGCTCTTTGTCACGACCAAGATCTGGTGCACCTATCACCGACAACCAGAGGCCTGCCTGGACGAGTCGCTGCAGAGGCTCGGCTTGGACTACGTCGATCTGTTGCTGGTTCACTGGCCCGTGCCGCTTGTGAAACGCGGTGACGAAAAGATCCCGCTGAATGAGGATGGTTCGCGTGCCATTGACCGCGATTGGTCGCCTGAGCAGACATGGGAGCTCATGGAGAAGCTCCCTGCGACTGGCAAGACGAAAGCCATCGGTGTCTCGAACTGGAGCATTGCTTTCCTCGATAAGTTGCTggccaaagccaagatcGTCCCTGCTGCGAACCA GGTCGAGCTTCATCCATTCCTTCCTCAGCACGAGCTGGTCAAGTACTGCCATGACAAGGGTATCCTTCCGCAAGCCTACTCGCCCCTTGGATCATCGGGAGGACCGGTCCTGCAAGACGAGCGCGTTCAGTCGATCGCCAAGGCGCACAAAGCCGACCCAGCTCAGGTGGTCATCTCGTGGGCTGCACAGAGAGGTGTTGTAGCCCTGCCAAAGAGTGTCACCCCTAGCCGTATCGAAACCAATGGCAAGCTGATCGTGCTCTCGGATGAagagatgctcgagcttAATGAGCTGCACAAGCAAGAAGGCAAGGCGGTGCGCCTGGTCAAGCCCAAT TGGGGCGTTGATCTGGGATGGTGA